GGGCGGATGAACAGAAAAAAAAGGAAAAATACCTCGCTGTTATGGGCGTTCCGTGGAACATTATCTAGTTTTCATCCGGCAACGGCCCTTTTCCGCTGTGGCGGTGTCAATCTGCGGGTTTTCTTGTGCGGCGTAAAGGACTACGCCTCCGCGCAACCCCTTGATTTCCTTGCCACAACGAAAAATTTCTCGTTTCCAATCTGAAAACTTAGCCGTTGCCCTGCGGAGTTTCCGGATGGCAACTATCTAATTATTTTGAAAAAATAAAAGAGGCCTCCGTAGTGTTGCGGAAGCCTCTTTTCTGAATTGTCGGAATGAAGCCCGTGGACACTCAACCGATCAGGTCAAGAACGCTTTTTTCCATGCCGTCGCTGGTTTTAAAGGCTTTCAGGTTGGCTTGGTAAGCCTGTTTAGTGCCGATCATATCGGTCAGTTCTTCACCCAGATCGACATTGGACATTTCCTGAACCGAACCATCTTCATTGATCAGCATGGTGCCCGGGGTTGAGACCGGTTGGACCCTGGAGGTCACGGAGCCGTTCGGGCCCGCTTCCAGTTCGGCAGTCGATTTTTTGAATTCTTTGCTGGCGCTGTTGGCAATGTTGTTGGCGGTAACGTTCTGCTTGTTGGCCAAGGCGTCCAGGGCCGAGAGGTTACTATTCACTGAGATAGGCATAACTGACTCCTTTTACAGAGAGTTGAAAAGGTTCGATAAAGGACCTTTTCAAAATGCGGCCGGAACAAACCCCAGCATGCAAGAGGCAGCATAGAATGGAAATAGTTATTTGTCAATATTCATTTATGTTATTTAATTTTGTGGAGCTTTTTGACCTGCTCACAGATATGCCGGGCGATAGGCATGGCTGAGGTGGCAGCCGGGGAGGGCGCATTGCCGACGATCAAGCTGGCAGAGCCTTCGACAAACAGGAAATCGTCCAGGGTGGTGCCGTCGGCTTTGACGGCCTGAGCCCGAACACCGGCCGGATAAGGGCAGAGATCGGTAAGCCGAAGGGCTGGGCAGTAGCGGGTGACCAGTTTCAGATAGCCGGGGCGATAGAGGGAATTTTTCAGTTCGGTCAGGGTGGCCAGGGGATATTTCATGATCAGTCGGTACAGCCCGGGGTAGGTGGCCATCTCGGCCAGATCGCGCAAGTTGAATGTCCAGCGGCGGTAACCTTCGCGAGCCAGGGCCAGGGTTGCATTCGGGCCGACCGTGAGGGACCCGTCAATCATCGGGGTCAGGTGAATGCCCAGAAAAGGGAGTTCCGGGTTGGGGATCGGATAGATCGGCCGGGACACGATAGAGCGTTTGGCAACCGGCAGCTGAAAGTATTCGCCCCGGAAAGGGACAATCTTGAAGCCCGGTTCCCGGCCGAGCATGCGCACCAGGCGATCGGAGAAAAGTCCGCCGCAGCCGATCAGTAAGCGGCCGCTGAAGCGGCCGAGGCTGGTGGTCAGGGAGACGCCGGCCTGTTCGGTTATGGCAGTGACCAGGCAGTTGGTATGGATCTCTCCGCCGGCGGCGATCACCAGTTCGGCGAGCTTGGCGGCGATTTTCCTGAAATCGACAATCCCGGTCGCAGGGACCCAGGTTGCGCCGACCCCGCTCACATTCGGTTCCAACTCCTGAAGCTGATGGCGGTCGAGGACTTCGGTTTCGATTCCGTTGAGGCGGCAGCGCTCCAGTAGCTGTTGCATGCGCTCCAGTTCGCGGTCATCAGTGGCCACCAGGAGCTTACCGATCTCTTTGCAGGGAATGCCGTGTTCGCGGCAAAACTCTTTGGTATCCCGGTTTCCTTCCCGGCAGAAGCGGGCTTTGAGGCTCCCTGGGGCATAGTAGACCCCGGCATGAACAACCCCGCTGTTATGGCCGGTCTGATGCAGTGCCAGCAGAGCTTCTTTTTCAAGAATGGCGATTTTTGCGCCGTGAAATTCCTTTTGCAACTGCCGGGCCGTAGCCAGACCGATAATTCCTCCACCGATGATAATAAAATCATACTCTGGCATGGTTTCCTCCTGCGCAAGTCAGCTGTCGTGCTGATCCGACGGTCTTCCCGGCTGAGGCGGCCAGGCCGCCAGCCAGTTGAGCTCCAGCAGTCCATACAGGCCGATCAGGATGGCTTCGGCGGTATCGTGTCGCAGACCGGTCGGTTGTTTGATGCCGAGGCGGTCAATGACCTGGCGGGCCAGGCCGTCTGCTTCCCTTTTGGCGAGGGGGCCGTTAGCATGCTGACGATCAAAAAACAACTGCCGGCGCCATTGCTCCGCTTGAATCTGTTTGATGGGAATGGCGAGGCGGGCCGCTTCTTTGCTCCAAAGATCGGCCAATTGTCCGCCCCCCTCAATGTAGATATAGGCCGGTTGCGGGCTCTGGCGCAACAAGGAGGCAATCATTTTTTTTAATTTTTGCGGGTTGGGCAGGTGGTGGGAACGGTACCAGAGCAGTTGCGGCTCGGCACTGAACAGCGCCAGGCCGGTATGCAGACCGAGATCAACGGCAAGCAGATGGGCTGGAGACGCCATTTATTCCTTGTAGACCTCCTTGGTCTTTTCCATCTGTTCCGCATAATGGGCCAGCAGGGTGCGGCGGGAGAGCATGAATAAAACCTTTTGCGGAACATTCTGGTCAACCACCGGGATCTCGTCCAGGTTACGGTCGGTCAGTTTTTTCATGACACTGGTCAGGTATTCATCGGGGGTGGCCGAAATAACGCTACGGGTAGCAATGTCGCTGGCAATGACCAAGGTCGGCGGAATGTCCTCATTGAGAATGCGGCGGATATCGTTGATGGAGAAGATACCGGTCATCAGCCCGTTGTCATCGATCACCGGGTAGTAAGCCGTCTTGGCCGTGGCGATCCGGTTGAGTATTTCGGGCAGGGGCATGCTTTCCGGAATCTGGGTTGCTTTACGCCCTTTTTTGGCCAGGTCCCCGACTTTAATCCCCTCCAGGATGTCGATGACGAAATCACCCAGGTGGGCTGGTGATTCAAAGCGGTTGGCGACCTGCTTTTCATAGATGGTGTTCTTCCGCATGACCAGCATGGCCACGACGCAGACCAGCATCAACGGGGCGAGCAGGCTGTAGTTGCCGGTCAGCTCGCTGACCATGATCAGGGTTGCCACCGGGGCATTGGCAACCCCGGCGAAAAACCCGGCCATGCCGACCAAGACGTAAGCGCGCGGGTCCTGGGTCAGGGCCGGGAAGAGGATTTCTGCGGTGGCGCCGAAGGTCCCGCCGAGCATGGCGCCGATGACCAGGCTGGGCGCGAAGACGCCGCCGGAGCCGCCGGAAGAGATGGTCAGGCTGGTGGCGAGGATCTTTGCCAGCGCGATGACCAGCATGACCCAGAGGGCGACTTTGCCGTACAGGGCTGCCTGAACCCAGCCGTAGCCGGAGCCGAGAACCTGGGGCACGAACATGGCCAGGATGCCGAGACCCAGCCCGCCGATGGCAGGCTTGATCCAGTTCGGGACCGGCAGCCGGCGGAAGCCATCGCGGATGCCGTAGAAGGTTTTGACGTAAACAACCCCGCAGAGTGCGCAGACAACTCCCAGAGCCAGATAGAGCAGGAGCTCGCCCGGTTTTTCAAAACGGAAGGCCGGGGTCGTCAGCAACGGCTTCCAGCCGGTGACCGCACCGAACAGGGAATAGGCGATAATCGAGGAAATAATGGACGGAATCAGTCCTTCATGTTCGAATTCCGGGTCGCGATAGAGGACCTCAACTGCAAACAGGGCTCCGCCTAAAGGGGAGCGGAAGGTCGCCCCGATACCGCCGGCCATCCCGGCGATCAGCAGGATCCGCCGATCCCGGACCGAGAGCCCGAGTTTGGTCGCGACAAAGGAGCCGAAACCGGCGCCGATCTGGGCGATGGGCCCCTCACGCCCGGCGGAACCACCGGTCCCGATAGTGACGATGGAGGCCACGGTCTTGATAATGGGAACCCGGCCGCGGATGGTTCCCCCTTTACGATGAAACGCTTCAATGGCGCCGTCGGTGCCGTGCCCTTCGGCTTCCGGTGCGTAGGTGTAGACCAGCCAGCCGGAAATGATTCCACCCAGGGCGGGGATCAGGAACAGGCACCAGCGGAACGGCATGCTGAGCTGGTTGATGAATTGGGTAAAGGAACTTTCCGGGCGGCCTTCAAGGGGGGGATGGATGTTCCCGAGCTGGCCGAGCATCAGATGTTCGACGCCGTTGGTGGCAAAATAAAAGGCAAGGGCGCCGGTTCCGGCGACGATTCCGACCAGAACGGCAAGAATCAGCAGGCGAAAGCCGGTTTTGTCGAGTATCTTGAGAATCCCTGGAACAACGGGCATGATTTTCAATCCAAATCTTGCTGCAAGTTCGTGGCGAGGAATCTGACAGATGAAATAATTTCGCCTATTTGTTTAACAGTTTCACATATTGAGGACAAGTCTTGATTCGGTTTTTTTGTAAATTTCAACCAATTGTCGGGTCCTGGCGCAGGCGATTGGCCGCCGCAACCAGTTCGTAGAGCCGTGGCATGGCCAGGTGTCCGGCTTTCCAGGGCAGGACGCTATCCAGGCCCTGCCGGTCAACGACGGCCAGGGCCTGCCTGAGGGTTGCCACCAGGCCGGCTGGCTGGTCCGGCTGATTACTGTGGCACCAGGCCAGTAAATGACCGATGGCCTCGGTCTGACCGGCATCGATGAGCTGTTCGACCAGGCTCAGATCGATGCGCCGCCGGCCATATTCGAGCAGCCGCTGTTCGCGCACCTGAATCTTGCAGCGGTTTTGGCGTGGCAACGGCGCAGTTGCCAGCTTGATCCGCCGCAGTGGACCGGTGCAAAACGGCTGGTTATGAAGAGTCGGAAGCTCATCCTGGTTGACCAACATCCGGGCTTTGCCCGTCACATCACTGACGCGGTACTCCGCGAGCATCAGGACCCGGTCCGCGACCGCCAGGTAATCGCCGCAGCCACCGGTCACAATGATCGTGGAAATTCCATGCTGTCGATGTAACTCCCGCACCCGGAACAGGAAGGGAGTGATCGGTTCCTGAGCCGCCGGCACCAGCTGCTGCATCCGCTGGTCGCGGAGCATAAAATTGGTTGCGGAGGTGTCTTCGTCGATGAGCAGGCATTGACAGCCGCACTCCAGGGCTTCAACGATATTGGCCGCTTGTGAAGTGCTGCCGCTGGCATTGTCGGTGGAAAAACAGTTGGTCTGCCGGGCTCCCGGAAGGTTGTTGATAAACGGGCTGATGTCCACCTGTTCAATGGACCGGTGGTCTTCGGCGCGAATCTTGACGGCAGATTCCAGGGTTGCAACCCGTTCCCGGCCATCGCCGGGGCGATGGTTGTAGACCCCGTGCTCAAGGGCTTGCAGCAAGGTGGATTTGCCGTGGAACCCGCCGCCGACAATCACCGTGACCCCGGCCGGGATCAGCATGCCGCTGACCGCTCCCTGGCGTGGCAGGGTCAGGGTCTGGCGGAGTTCGGGCGGCGACTGGAACTTTACCGCCCGGGCCAGCGGGCGGTCGTCGATCCCGCTGCGGCGCGGCAGAATTGCCCCATCGGCAATAAAGGCCACCGCCTTCCGTGCCGTCAGTTGGTTGCGCAGGGCGTCCTGATCTTCAACCTGTTCGATATGCTGCTGTAACGGCCGCAGATCTCTCTTTTGCCAGCACAGGCCGCTTTGCACCACTGCCGGCAGCTCCTTAAAAAACATCTCCGCCGCTTCCGCTGCGAGAATCCTCCGCCCCGCTGCCGGCAGGGCGAACAGCAGACGGGCTTCCAGCATCTCCGGGTCGATCAGCAGTGCGTTGCGGCGCAGCACTTTCTGCCCGTTAACCGCAATGGCCAGAGTGCCGCTCAGCCCGGTGCCACGCTGGCCTTTGACCAGCCGGCCAATGGCGGAATGGGTAGCGCGGGCCAGCCAGTCCTCGACCGCGGTCTGCCTGATCCTGCTGTCATGAAAATGGCCGGGGATGCCATGCTGATCACTGCGCAGGCGGATGCTGATCCGCGACGGTTGGGCAAACGGGTCGCCCTGAACATGATCGATGATCAGCCGGAAAGACCGGAAATCGTAACTGCCCGTCAACTGTTTGTAGTGCGGGTAGCCTTTCCCGTCGATACGCTGCAGCAGCTCTTGCAAACGGTCCATATCAGCCCTCGAAGCGTGGGCTCAGATATTGCCGATAGATTTTTTCGGCAACCTGATCCGTAGCGCCGCCTTTGAGTTCGGCAAAGGTCAGCAGCGGGTCGGCCAGAGTCAGTCCGTCCGGTTGCCAGCCGCTCCAGTGGCATTGTTGCCCAAAGGGCTGCAACAGGGTGACCTCTCCGTTCGGGTCCGGCGTCAGGTGCAGTTGCAACATGGTTTTTAACTGGATGTCCGGGGCCAGATAGAGCACCGCACTCTGCGGTTTGAAGCCGCTGGTCAGCAGCGAGGCTCCCAGTTCGCCCCCGATCAGGATTTGGTCTCCTCCCTTTAACTGTTTCAGCTGTTCAGCGATCAGGCTGATGGAAAAGCCTGGACTCTGTCGACAACGTTGCAGCAGCAGCTTGGGACGCAAGGTCTCCAGGTAGCCGAGCTGCCAGCGGTGCAGCAGTTCCTCAATATGATCGAGAAAGCGCTCGCCGTTTTCAGCCAGGGCCAGGTTTCCGCGCTTTTCCAGCTCGCCGAACAGGCTGCCTATGGCGCCCAGGGCGATCCCGGCGTCGTCGGCCAGCATCCGGTAAGTGGCGGTTACCGAGCGGCGGTTGCGCAGCAGAAGATAAACCAGTTTGAGCCCGGCCGACCGGAACAGGCGATCGGCTCCCGGCGCCTTGGGTGCGTGTTTCTGTCCGCCGATATGGATGTACAAAGGCATCTGGTTCAAAAACAGGTTGCCTGCACAGTCGGCATATTCGATCCCTTTGGCTTTCAAGTTCGCGGCGATTTTCGGAGCGATATAGTGGCTGACCAACAGGGGAAAGGCGTTCTGCGGAGCCGGAGTCGTCTTGAGTTGGTGGACCACCAGGTCGGCCAGGACCGGGGTCAGCTTGGGGACGACCTTCAGATAGTAGTAGCGCTCACCCCAGGGGCCGGACAGACGGAAGGCTCCGGCAAAAGGACCGCCGATTTTCTGGAGCATAAATTCGATTTTGGTGCCAGGTATCCCCTGCATCGCTTTAACGCTGCTGCGAATGATTTGATCGTCTTCAAGAAGTGGTTTTCGTGGCATGGTGACCTCAATATCGGGATAATGTGTTCAGTATTTGTAAAATGTTCATAAAGTTCTTTAATGGTTCATATTGAACACAGCGGAGAGTTCAAGTCAAGGAGACTTTGCCGCAAGCGGGCCCTGCTGTCCGTGATTGGGGCGCCGGTGTGATATAGTAGAGCAAAAGAAGGCCTTTTCAGTGAGGAGCACGCGATGAGATATTCCGTTACCCTGGCTGTTGTCCTGATGGGTTTGCTGATTCCGCTTGGCTGGCAGCAGCAGGGCGAAGCGCGTGCGGCCGGAAGTGTCGAGGCCGACCAGGCTTACCTGGATAATTTTGGTCCCCCGCCAGCCGTGGAAACAGGCCGGGCTTTGGCCCGGGTCGGCTACCTGCCTTTGCGCAGCGACCCCAGCCGGGTCAGTGCGCTGCCGTTTTTTCTGTATGATGAAAAAAATCAGCTCCGGCAGATTATCGGGCGGCTGAACGGAAAGGATCTGATTCTGCCGCCGGACAGTCCGTTGTACCAGCCTGCTCTTGACGGAGTCTCCATCGGCGTGGGGGCCGAGTCCGCCGCTGTTGTGACCCTCACCGTCACTACAGAGCGGGTCCTGCCGAGAGAGGAGCAGACCGCGCTCTTCGCCATGCTGACGGAAACCGCCATGCAATTTCCAGAGTTGAGCGCTGTTCGTATCCTGCTCAACGGCAAACCCGCGGCCGGGATGCCACCGGAAGGGTTTCGCCATGTTCCGGGGCGAATCGTTCCGGTCCAGCCACCGACGGTGCTGCTGATCGGCGGGATGTGGGAACCCGGCGCCGCTTACAGCACGGAGCTTAGCGTCAGTTTTGATCGACCCGTCAAGGTCAGGCATTTCGCCCTGTTCAAGGTGAACGGAGAAAAAGTGGCCGGCGAGTATTTTACTTCGGCGTTCGATATGGCGGTGGTGGTGCATCCTGAACATCCCCGTGCCTATCCCGAAGGCACGCTGCTGCGGGCCGAATGGGAGATTATCGATGCCAAGGGCCGGGCCAACCACGGGGTGACAGAATTGCCGCTGCAACGTTTCGAGCACTGACCAACAACAACCTGCCAACGGCAAGAGGGCTACTCATGGGGATTTTGCTTGGCGGATTGGTGATCTTTTTCGCCGTCCACAGTGTTTCAATGATCAACGAACCCTGGCGAAACAATGTTGCTGCCAGCCTGGGGGAATGGCCATGGAAAGGGCTCTATTCCCTGCTCAGTCTGGTCGGCCTGGTCCTCATCGTCCTCGGTTATGCGGCTGCCCGGCCTGGCGC
This genomic window from Pelobacter seleniigenes DSM 18267 contains:
- a CDS encoding flagellar basal body rod protein FlgC gives rise to the protein MPISVNSNLSALDALANKQNVTANNIANSASKEFKKSTAELEAGPNGSVTSRVQPVSTPGTMLINEDGSVQEMSNVDLGEELTDMIGTKQAYQANLKAFKTSDGMEKSVLDLIG
- the lhgO gene encoding L-2-hydroxyglutarate oxidase, with the translated sequence MPEYDFIIIGGGIIGLATARQLQKEFHGAKIAILEKEALLALHQTGHNSGVVHAGVYYAPGSLKARFCREGNRDTKEFCREHGIPCKEIGKLLVATDDRELERMQQLLERCRLNGIETEVLDRHQLQELEPNVSGVGATWVPATGIVDFRKIAAKLAELVIAAGGEIHTNCLVTAITEQAGVSLTTSLGRFSGRLLIGCGGLFSDRLVRMLGREPGFKIVPFRGEYFQLPVAKRSIVSRPIYPIPNPELPFLGIHLTPMIDGSLTVGPNATLALAREGYRRWTFNLRDLAEMATYPGLYRLIMKYPLATLTELKNSLYRPGYLKLVTRYCPALRLTDLCPYPAGVRAQAVKADGTTLDDFLFVEGSASLIVGNAPSPAATSAMPIARHICEQVKKLHKIK
- a CDS encoding chloride channel protein translates to MPVVPGILKILDKTGFRLLILAVLVGIVAGTGALAFYFATNGVEHLMLGQLGNIHPPLEGRPESSFTQFINQLSMPFRWCLFLIPALGGIISGWLVYTYAPEAEGHGTDGAIEAFHRKGGTIRGRVPIIKTVASIVTIGTGGSAGREGPIAQIGAGFGSFVATKLGLSVRDRRILLIAGMAGGIGATFRSPLGGALFAVEVLYRDPEFEHEGLIPSIISSIIAYSLFGAVTGWKPLLTTPAFRFEKPGELLLYLALGVVCALCGVVYVKTFYGIRDGFRRLPVPNWIKPAIGGLGLGILAMFVPQVLGSGYGWVQAALYGKVALWVMLVIALAKILATSLTISSGGSGGVFAPSLVIGAMLGGTFGATAEILFPALTQDPRAYVLVGMAGFFAGVANAPVATLIMVSELTGNYSLLAPLMLVCVVAMLVMRKNTIYEKQVANRFESPAHLGDFVIDILEGIKVGDLAKKGRKATQIPESMPLPEILNRIATAKTAYYPVIDDNGLMTGIFSINDIRRILNEDIPPTLVIASDIATRSVISATPDEYLTSVMKKLTDRNLDEIPVVDQNVPQKVLFMLSRRTLLAHYAEQMEKTKEVYKE
- a CDS encoding ABC-ATPase domain-containing protein, which gives rise to MDRLQELLQRIDGKGYPHYKQLTGSYDFRSFRLIIDHVQGDPFAQPSRISIRLRSDQHGIPGHFHDSRIRQTAVEDWLARATHSAIGRLVKGQRGTGLSGTLAIAVNGQKVLRRNALLIDPEMLEARLLFALPAAGRRILAAEAAEMFFKELPAVVQSGLCWQKRDLRPLQQHIEQVEDQDALRNQLTARKAVAFIADGAILPRRSGIDDRPLARAVKFQSPPELRQTLTLPRQGAVSGMLIPAGVTVIVGGGFHGKSTLLQALEHGVYNHRPGDGRERVATLESAVKIRAEDHRSIEQVDISPFINNLPGARQTNCFSTDNASGSTSQAANIVEALECGCQCLLIDEDTSATNFMLRDQRMQQLVPAAQEPITPFLFRVRELHRQHGISTIIVTGGCGDYLAVADRVLMLAEYRVSDVTGKARMLVNQDELPTLHNQPFCTGPLRRIKLATAPLPRQNRCKIQVREQRLLEYGRRRIDLSLVEQLIDAGQTEAIGHLLAWCHSNQPDQPAGLVATLRQALAVVDRQGLDSVLPWKAGHLAMPRLYELVAAANRLRQDPTIG
- a CDS encoding type IV toxin-antitoxin system AbiEi family antitoxin, whose product is MPRKPLLEDDQIIRSSVKAMQGIPGTKIEFMLQKIGGPFAGAFRLSGPWGERYYYLKVVPKLTPVLADLVVHQLKTTPAPQNAFPLLVSHYIAPKIAANLKAKGIEYADCAGNLFLNQMPLYIHIGGQKHAPKAPGADRLFRSAGLKLVYLLLRNRRSVTATYRMLADDAGIALGAIGSLFGELEKRGNLALAENGERFLDHIEELLHRWQLGYLETLRPKLLLQRCRQSPGFSISLIAEQLKQLKGGDQILIGGELGASLLTSGFKPQSAVLYLAPDIQLKTMLQLHLTPDPNGEVTLLQPFGQQCHWSGWQPDGLTLADPLLTFAELKGGATDQVAEKIYRQYLSPRFEG
- a CDS encoding GerMN domain-containing protein, giving the protein MRYSVTLAVVLMGLLIPLGWQQQGEARAAGSVEADQAYLDNFGPPPAVETGRALARVGYLPLRSDPSRVSALPFFLYDEKNQLRQIIGRLNGKDLILPPDSPLYQPALDGVSIGVGAESAAVVTLTVTTERVLPREEQTALFAMLTETAMQFPELSAVRILLNGKPAAGMPPEGFRHVPGRIVPVQPPTVLLIGGMWEPGAAYSTELSVSFDRPVKVRHFALFKVNGEKVAGEYFTSAFDMAVVVHPEHPRAYPEGTLLRAEWEIIDAKGRANHGVTELPLQRFEH